The Streptomyces spororaveus genome includes a region encoding these proteins:
- a CDS encoding inorganic diphosphatase has protein sequence MEFDVTIEIPKGSRNKYEVDHETGRIRLDRRLFTSTSYPADYGFVENTLGEDGDPLDALVILDEPTFPGCLIKCRAIGMFNMTDEAGGDAKLLCVPASDPRVEHLRDIHHVSEFDRLEIQHFFEVYKDLEPGKSVEGANWVGRTEAEAEIEASFKRLEAQGGHH, from the coding sequence GTGGAGTTCGACGTCACCATCGAGATCCCCAAGGGTTCGCGGAACAAGTACGAGGTGGACCACGAGACCGGCCGGATCCGTCTGGACCGTCGCCTCTTCACCTCGACCAGCTACCCGGCCGACTACGGCTTCGTCGAGAACACCCTCGGCGAGGACGGCGACCCGCTGGACGCGCTGGTCATCCTTGACGAGCCGACCTTCCCGGGCTGCCTGATCAAGTGCCGCGCGATCGGCATGTTCAACATGACGGACGAGGCGGGCGGCGACGCCAAGCTGCTGTGCGTGCCGGCCTCCGACCCGCGTGTCGAGCACCTGCGCGACATCCACCACGTGTCCGAGTTCGACCGCCTGGAGATCCAGCACTTCTTCGAGGTCTACAAGGACCTGGAGCCGGGCAAGTCCGTCGAGGGCGCGAACTGGGTCGGCCGCACCGAGGCCGAGGCCGAGATCGAGGCCTCGTTCAAGCGCCTGGAGGCGCAGGGCGGCCACCACTGA